A single genomic interval of Spinacia oleracea cultivar Varoflay chromosome 6, BTI_SOV_V1, whole genome shotgun sequence harbors:
- the LOC130463391 gene encoding uncharacterized protein has product MSLSVRDSDPSRRHFVITLAGVPRLIELWAFEHLPWLAPRKGQRPLEFPAGRRWGWKKKLTVRPPPDTVWDLIRDGNPERLLDAPGPTMRVPRAGDTVVREGGHGTRPYGIAVPTRG; this is encoded by the exons atgagtttgtcggtgcgcgactcggacccgagtagacgtcactttgtgattacattagcgggagtgccgcgtttgatcgag ctgtgggcctttgagcacttaccttggctggctccccgaaaggggcagaggcctttggagttccctgccggtcgccgttggggttggaagaagaagctgacagtgcgtccaccgcccgataccgtgtgggatcttatccgggacgggaaccctga ACGGCTGCTGGACGCGCCGGGGCCGACGatgcgggtccctcgggcgggggacacggtcgtgagagagGGAGGacacggcactcgcccctacggcattgCCGTTCCGACGCGAGGGTGA